One Ostrea edulis chromosome 2, xbOstEdul1.1, whole genome shotgun sequence genomic region harbors:
- the LOC125677269 gene encoding uncharacterized protein LOC125677269 yields MNAKRKIRKRKVEESLLLNSEQRESDEKENFEAKFINEEIGQGVFAKKKFIEGEILLEYRGELIEGDFDFEDDTYVFQLHFKRKQFCIDATENRSFGRLLNDEHKKPNCKATIIEEDGKPHVYFVAVRDINTGEELRYNYGPGIYSWRTSKTRQRCKIGGDKDSKQGSTNKDSDSTRGATTKDLDSPRGSTTKGSHSGSPRGVTTKDSDSMGGSTTKDSHSDATQGATTKDLHQDSTRGATTKDSDSTQGATTKDSHQDSTQGATTKDSHQDSAQGATTKASHQDSAQGATIKDSHQDSTRGATTKDSHSDSTQGATTKDSHLDSAQGATIKDSHQDSTRGATTKDSHSDSTQGATTKDSHQDSTQGATIKDSDSTGGSTTKDSDSPQGATTKGSHSDSMRGATTKDADSMRGATTKDSDSPRGATTKDSDSPRGATTKDSNSPRGAITKDSDYPRGATTKDSDYPRGATTKELDSDSMQGSTTKDLDSDSMRGATTKDSDSTRGTTTKDSDSTRGATTKDSDSTQGATTKELVSDSMQGSTTKDLDSDSMRGTTTKDLDSDSIQGATTKDLDSDSMQGSTTKDLDSDSMQGATTKDLDSDSMQGATTKDLDSDSMRGATTKKSDFTRGATTKDSRLEDVGMCLAKITVIKKDDSLGAIYHMNEEECVIGSGRECNIKVSLTNVDNIHAVVAVDRFKASVTNFSKKFPVILNGKPIEIGKELNDGDMLVIGGRKFLFNHKKSCNSHWDLFEDSSEHSDPFDPDYEMSEDADNVTSEDSCDEIIEEEVEHVSDSGSDVIPYQGPLQFLDQEETVSSTSELMALNSASKHQKQRATDFVIKNDIISSTVKDVEVQQSGNQDGIRVWDKVHYCVYCEKGFTNITKHYLGVHSNETDVQHIKSHPLKSTNRKLALMKLRNSGDFQHNYEVLRTRHGTLVTFTRNWNETSADQFLPCQYCLGFFLKSSLWRHTKNCPFAPERKEKYRKVSSQSMLLLPTSTDVSEGLREKVLNRMSADEISIAARNDPIIVRVGEKLYQKHGHLTHLYTYVSQKMRELGRLLILLRETDKDINSLDDAIHPKKYPAVVKCTKTLCGFQENSNSYNNPSLALKLGHSLKKCAKIKNSIALIQGNGNSTKDAEGFFTLCENEWTDSVSSSAFQTLASNKLNKGHGLPLAEDIQKMQTLLKEKTEELVIQLQKSVKKSVWDELNQVTLARLVMFNRRRGGESERMTLASFCKKRSKSDSLKEIEDSLKPLERILCKTFSRVEIRGKRGRMVPILITPALERSIVLLNETREQAGVSKSNPYVFARSGFSSLNPIRSSDCLRKFAEESGVKNTQNLTSTKLRKHVATVSQILNLEKSDIEIMAGFLGHDIRVHTSFYRLPSDTLQIARMGTILTAFDNGEISKYSGKSLDQIACEDIKLGNEEGEEDMSSSGEESDEDNCHRGKKRKLNPPKEAAENESDSEEDNENAHGMTKKEREHGKNTKTGSSKKPGSDDQYVKGKPKRVPNTRHQWTQDEKAALLRNFKKPISLGKTPGQLDCLNAIRQETCLAKFTWKQIKFAVKNLITSERRQVKKMTKQV; encoded by the exons ATGAATGCAAAAAGGAAAATCCGGAAAAGAAAAGTTGAAGAATCATTGCTGCTTAACTCTGAACAAAGAGAGTCTGATGAAAAGGagaattttgaagcaaaattcATTAATGAAgaaatag gGCAAGGTGTatttgccaaaaaaaaatttattgaagGAGAGATACTACTAGAATATAGGGGAGAACTCATCGAAggagattttgattttgaagatGACACATATGTTTTTCAATTACACTTTAAAAGAAAGCAATTTTG CATTGATGCTACCGAAAACAGATCATTTGGAAGATTACTAAATGATGAGCACAAAAAACCAAATTGTAAAGCAACGATAATTGAAGAAGATGGTAAACCCCATGTATATTTTGTTGCTGTCAGAGACATAAACACTGGGGAAGAACTACGATATAACTATGGTCCAGGAATTTATAGTTGGAGAACCTCTAAAACG cGCCAAAGATGCAAAATAGGTGGAGACAAAGACTCTAAGCAAGGATCCACCAACAAAGATTCAGACTCTACACGaggagccaccaccaaagatttAGACTCTCCGAGAGGATCCACCACCAAAGGTTCACATTCAGGCTCTCCGCGAGGAGTCACCACCAAAGATTCAGACTCTATGGGAGGATccaccaccaaagattcacACTCAGACGCTACACAaggagccaccaccaaagatttACACCAAGACTCTACACGaggagccaccaccaaagattcagACTCTACACAaggagccaccaccaaagattcacACCAAGACTCTACACAaggagccaccaccaaagattcacACCAAGACTCTGCACAAGGAGCCACCACCAAAGCTTCACACCAAGACTCTGCACAAGGAGCCACCATCAAAGATTCACACCAAGACTCTACACGaggagccaccaccaaagattcacACTCAGACTCTACACAaggagccaccaccaaagattcacACCTAGACTCTGCACAAGGAGCCACCATCAAAGATTCACACCAAGACTCTACACGaggagccaccaccaaagattcacACTCAGACTCTACACAaggagccaccaccaaagattcacACCAAGACTCTACACAAGGAGCCACCATCAAAGATTCAGACTCTACAGGAGGATccaccaccaaagattcagACTCTCCACAAGGAGCCACTACCAAAGGTTCACATTCAGACTCTATGCGAGGGGCCACTACCAAAGATGCAGACTCTATGCGAGGGGCCACCACTAAAGATTCAGACTCTCCACGaggagccaccaccaaagattcagACTCTCCGCGaggagccaccaccaaagattcaAACTCTCCACGAGGAGCCATCACCAAAGATTCAGACTATCCACGaggagccaccaccaaagattcagACTATCCACGaggagccaccaccaaagaATTAGACTCAGACTCTATGCAAGGATCCACCACCAAAGATTTAGACTCAGACTCTATGCGaggagccaccaccaaagattcagACTCTACACGAGGAACCACCACCAAAGATTCGGACTCTACACGaggagccaccaccaaagattcagACTCTACACAaggagccaccaccaaagaATTAGTCTCAGACTCTATGCAAGGATCCACCACCAAAGATTTAGACTCAGACTCTATGCGAGGAACCACCACCAAAGATTTAGACTCAGACTCTATTCAaggagccaccaccaaagatttAGACTCAGACTCTATGCAAGGTTCCACCACCAAAGATTTAGACTCAGACTCTATGCAaggagccaccaccaaagatttAGACTCAGACTCTATGCAaggagccaccaccaaagatttAGACTCAGACTCTATGCGAGGAGCCACCACTAAAAAGTCAGACTTTACACGaggagccaccaccaaagattcacGCTTAGaag ATGTTGGGATGTGTCTTGCAAAAATAACGGTGATCAAGAAGGATGATAGTTTAGGAGCCATTTACCATATGAATGAAGAGGAATGTGTCATTGGAAG tGGAAGAGAGTGTAATATAAAAGTGTCCCTAACAAATGTTGACAATATTCATGCAGTTGTTGCAGTTGACAGATTCAAG GCTTCCGTAACAAATTTTAGTAAAAAGTTTCCTGTCATTCTCAATGGAAAACCAATTGAAATTGGCAAAGAATTGAATGATGGAGATATGTTGGTCATTGGTGGCagaaaatttttattcaatcatAAGAAAA GTTGCAATAGTCACTGGGATCTTTTTGAGGACTCGTCTGAACATTCTGATCCTTTTGACCCAGACTATGAAATGTCAGAGGATGCAGACAATGTGACTTCAGAAGACAGTTGTGATGAAATAATTGAGGAAGAAGTTGAACATGTTTCAGATTCAGGTTCGGATGTTATTCCTTATCAAGGACCACTCCAATTTTTGGACCAGGAGGAAACAGTTAGTTCAACATCAGAGCTTATGGCTTTAAATTCAGCATCAAAGCACCAAAAGCAAAGAGCTACAGATTTTGTAATCAAGAATGACATCATTTCAAGTACCGTTAAAGATGTGGAAGTTCAGCAATCTGGGAATCAGGATGGGATTCGTGTTTGGGACAAGGTACACTATTGTGTGTACTGCGAAAAAGGATTCACCAATATAACTAAACATTATTTGGGAGTACATTCAAATGAAACAGATGTGCAACATATCAAATCTCATCCTTTAAAGTCCACCAATAGAAAACTTGCCCTAATGAAGCTGAGAAACAGTGGTGATTTTCAACACAATTATGAAGTGTTAAGAACACGCCATGGAACTTTAGTAACTTTTACTAGAAATTGGAATGAAACTTCTGCAGACCAATTTCTTCCTTGTCAATATTGTTTGGGATTTTTCCTTAAATCTTCTTTATGGCGACACACCAAAAATTGTCCGTTTGCTcctgaaagaaaagaaaaatacagaAAAGTATCATCACAATCCATGCTGCTTCTTCCAACTAGCACAGATGTTAGCGAAGGCCTAAGAGAAAAGGTATTAAACCGAATGTCTGCTGATGAAATTAGTATAGCAGCCAGGAATGATCCTATTATTGTGAGAGTTGGAGAAAAACTTTATCAGAAACATGGACACTTGACTCACCTCTATACATATGTAAGTCAAAAGATGAGAGAACTTGGAAGATTACTGATTTTACTTAGAGAAACTGACAAAGATATTAATTCTCTAGATGATGCAATCCATCCAAAGAAGTACCCTGCTGtggtaaaatgtacaaaaactcTATGTGGCTTTCAAGAAAACTCAAATTCATACAATAATCCATCCTTAGCACTGAAGTTGGGACATTCTCTTAAAAAatgtgcaaaaataaaaaattctataGCCCTGATTCAAGGAAATGGAAATTCAACCAAAGACGCAGAGGGATTTTTCACTCTGTGTGAAAACGAATGGACTGATTCAGTCTCAAGCAGTGCATTTCAGACGTTGGCATCAAACAAATTGAACAAAGGTCATGGATTACCTCTCGCAGAAGACATCCAAAAAATGCAAACTCTTCTGAAGGAAAAAACTGAAGAGCTTGTTATTCAGCTACAAAAATCAGTGAAGAAATCTGTATGGGATGAGCTGAATCAAGTGACATTGGCCAGACTTGTGATGTTTAACAGACGCAGAGGTGGAGAGTCAGAGAGAATGACACTTGCATCTTTCTGTAAAAAAAGGTCAAAGAGTGACTCACTAAAAGAAATTGAAGATTCCTTAAAACCACTTGAAAGAATCCTCTGTAAAACCTTTTCAAGAGTTGAAATTCGTGGAAAAAGAGGACGCATGGTCCCAATCTTAATAACACCAGCACTAGAGAGGAGCATAGTTTTGCTAAATGAAACCAGGGAACAGGCTGGAGTAAGTAAAAGCAATCCTTATGTCTTTGCCAGGTCAGGCTTCAGTTCCCTTAACCCAATCCGAAGCTCAGATTGTCTTCGAAAGTTTGCTGAAGAAAGTGGGGTTAAAAACACTCAGAATTTGACTAGTACAAAGCTGAGGAAACACGTTGCTAcagtatcacaaattttaaatttagagAAAAGTGACATTGAAATCATGGCAGGTTTCCTTGGACATGACATTAGGGTGCACACATCATTTTACAGGCTCCCAAGCGATACATTACAGATTGCAAGAATGGGAACAATTCTGACTGCTTTTGACAACGGAGAAATTTCAAAGTACAGTGGAAAATCATTGGACCAAATTGCCTGTGAAG acATTAAACTTGGCAATGAAGAAGGTGAAGAGGATATGAGCAGTAGTGGAGAGGAAAGTGATGAAGACAATTGTCACAGAGGAAAAAAGAGGAAGCTGAATCCTCCaaaag AAGCTGCAGAGAATGAATCTGACAGTGAAGAGGACAATGAGAATGCACATGGCATGACTAAGAAAGAAAGGGAACATgggaaaaatacaaaaacag GCTCCTCAAAGAAACCAGGAAGTGATGACCAATACGTGAAAGGGAAACCTAAAAGAg TGCCAAATACACGGCATCAGTGGACACAAGATGAGAAAGCTGCCCTATTGAGAAATTTTAAGAAGCCTATTTCTTTAGGAAAAACACCTGGCCAATTGGATTGCTTAAATGCTATTAGGCAAGAGACATGTTTAGCCAAGTTCACTTGGAAACAAATAAAGTTTGCTGTAAAAAATCTCATTACATCTGAAAGAAGACAAGTGAAGAAAATGACAAAACAGGTGTAG